In Oreochromis aureus strain Israel breed Guangdong linkage group 15, ZZ_aureus, whole genome shotgun sequence, a single genomic region encodes these proteins:
- the LOC116333120 gene encoding hydroxycarboxylic acid receptor 2-like produces MVGEFTLGLPLNLSVLYIFIFRYKFWKNKAIFLFNIVVADFLLVGCLPFKIHHYQHNLRRSEDTVLCKIMLFMLFLNRGASIGFLITMSLDRYFNVVHLGRRNFVKVFKKSPQISVIIWILLLPLTIPTMVTTFECCNSHGRVKETYLHDVTDTFREIVFFSQIIIPYIILVYCTVRIVNRLRKKTVGEKTKLRRAVCLVTSVVVVFSFCFLPCTIARAALLFVRLKNWQDAENIAVQWYDALMVLSYSDCLLDPLIYCFSNSGFKDVYISTFCPAFIQKRLTNSDSGTTNTPTYTTHLAEQHASGLISSSAEQVVQEEEEKSNSHTY; encoded by the exons ATGGTGGGAGAATTTACACTGGGTCTGCCTCTCAACCTGTCCGTTCTCTACATCTTCATCTTCAG ATACAAGTTCTggaagaacaaagcgatcttCTTGTTCAATATTGTGGTTGCTGATTTCTTGCTGGTGGGCTGCCTTCCTTTCAAGATCCATCATTACCAGCACAACTTGAGGCGCAGTGAGGATACTGTGCTTTGTAAGATAATGCTTTTCATGCTGTTTCTCAATCGAGGAGCCAGCATCGGCTTCCTCATCACAATGTCCCTCGATCGCTACTTCAATGTGGTCCATCTTGGAAGGAGAAATTTTGTCAAGGTGTTTAAGAAATCTCCTCAGATATCTGTCATCATCTGGATCCTCTTGCTTCCCCTCACTATTCCCACTATGGTCACAACCTTTGAGTGCTGCAACAGCCACGGCCGTGTAAAGGAGACATACTTACATGACGTGACGGACACCTTTAGAGAG atcgTTTTCTTCTCCCAAATCATCATCCCCTACATCATCCTCGTCTACTGCACGGTCCGCATTGTCAACCGGCTGAGGAAGAAGACGGTTGGGGAGAAGACTAAGCTGAGGAGGGCTGTGTGCTTGGTCACGTCTGTTGTGGTGGTCTTCTCCTTCTGCTTCCTTCCCTGCACTATAGCCAGAGCAGCACTGCTGTTTGTGCGGCTGAAGAACTGGCAGGATGCAGAAAACATAGCCGTCCAGTGGTACGACGCCCTCATGGTTTTGTCTTACAGCGACTGCCTGCTGGACCCGTTGATTTACTGTTTCTCTAACTCAGGGTTTAAAGATGTTTACATATCTACCTTTTGCCCCGCATTTATTCAGAAAAGACTGACAAATTCTGACTCTGGCACCACAAACACGCCAACATATACaa CTCACCTGGCGGAGCAGCACGCATCAGGTCTAATCAGCAGCAGCGcagagcaggtagtgcaggaggaggaagagaagagcaaCAGCCACACCTACTAG
- the LOC120433106 gene encoding uncharacterized protein LOC120433106: MFASRHKQTTVELITHGQIVEEAKTKSDRLSVTANCSLLIKKLTVEDVGFYYCQQYKVKETPSKHTLVHQSQVHLSVITLTEHKDTDKVTLSCSVVTHAECHHTVKWLLKGQAVDKENKQIVTSQTDCSTTVSILKYYYLYSSRHKILKCEVTDAKTGKVQLFTFSHQTSDDTTATTVESESTTANNKSSANSQHGVLWFIIPAVGLVSLLIVVVVFIRWKRTRGNKTQMDEDTGLSLNPAETQSAPQTSQDSVDPEVSYATISYTKTNNKVQVRGDDEGDAVTYSTVKAHSSSAAATADPSSLYSTVTFPLT; this comes from the exons ATGTTTGCTTcaagacacaaacaaacaacagtaGAGCTGATCACACATGGACAGATTGTTGAAGAAGCCAAAACTAAATCAGACAGACTGAGTGTTACAGCGAACTGTTCTCTGCTTATAAAGAAGCTCACAGTTGAGGATGTTGGTTTTTATTACTGTCAACAATACAAAGTCAAAGAAACACCATCTAAACACACTCTGGTTCATCAGTCTCAGGTTCATCTCTCTGTTATTACCT TGACTGAACATAAGGACACTGATAAGGTGACGTTAAGCTGCTCTGTGGTGACACATGCAGAGTGTCATCACACAGTGAAGTGGCTGCTTAAAGGTCAAGCTGTGGACAAAGAGAACAAACAAATAGTGACCTCACAGACTGACTGCTCCACCACTGTGTCTATTCTGAAGTATTATTATTTATACTCATCACGTCATAAAATACTGAAGTGTGAAGTGACTGATGCTAAAACAGGAAaagtgcagctgtttaccttCAGCCATCAGACCTCAG ATGATACAACAGCAACAACTGTGGAAAGTGAAAGCACGACAGCAAACAACAAATCATCTGCAAATTCACAACATG GTGTCCTGTGGTTCATCATTCCAGCTGTGGGTTTGGTCTCACTCTTGATAGTTGTTGTGGTTTTCATCAGATGGAAGAGAACTAGAG gaaataaaacacagatggaTGAAGATACT GGACTGAGTTTAAACCCTGCAGAGACTCAGTCTGCTCCTCAAACCAGTCAGGACTCG GTGGATCCTGAAGTTTCCTACGCTACCATCAGCTACACCAAGACCAACAATAAAGTTCAG GTTCGGGGTGATGATGAAGGTGATGCAGTGACCTACAGCACTGTGAAGGCTCATTCCTCTTCTGCTGCAGCCACTGCTGATCCCAGCAGCCTCTACTCGACTGTCACTTTTCCACTCACATAG